A window of the Dickeya dianthicola NCPPB 453 genome harbors these coding sequences:
- a CDS encoding nitrate regulatory protein, with translation MIADPSTTIRFLMASRQCELNSLRGLLQSGELVGRISQLVHMLQRERGTSNLFLCSDGRLCADELPQREQDVQQAESQFMAQLDDLAQRAGLLPQASRLFSRAASVVYTLGLLPSLRQQMRQRVLAQSDAMTVFNDIIRHLLTLVFEVSDTAAEPVIARALVAMFSFMQGKELAGQERAVGAAAFAAGEFPAGVQQTLLDLIDRQERCFDTFANFADDASREHWQSLATDREFERLRRVACTRMPDNLPREGGLQWFALATARIDAMKQIEDRLAQTLMQLCRDRIAAAEQACLDQQADVASLMAQQGDDHSYSVFIARSEMGQSAAGQGDWLDSDGVRPQLGRSLLSLVQQQARRLQALDHELAAMRATLDERRQIDRAKGLLMQHRGLSEEEAYKTLRRMAMNQNKKLIEIANAMLAVADVFQNTP, from the coding sequence ATGATAGCGGACCCTTCAACGACAATTCGTTTTCTGATGGCTTCGCGCCAGTGTGAATTAAACAGCCTGCGCGGGCTGCTGCAAAGCGGCGAGCTGGTGGGGCGCATCAGCCAATTGGTGCATATGCTGCAACGCGAACGCGGCACCTCCAACCTGTTTCTGTGTTCGGATGGGCGGCTGTGTGCGGATGAGTTGCCGCAGCGCGAGCAGGATGTGCAACAAGCCGAGTCGCAGTTCATGGCGCAACTGGACGATTTGGCGCAGCGCGCCGGGCTGTTGCCGCAGGCCAGCCGGTTGTTCAGCCGCGCCGCCAGCGTGGTTTACACCCTGGGGTTGCTGCCGTCGTTGCGCCAGCAGATGCGCCAGCGCGTGTTGGCGCAGTCGGATGCGATGACGGTGTTTAACGACATTATCCGTCATCTGCTGACGCTGGTGTTCGAGGTATCGGACACCGCGGCGGAACCGGTGATCGCCCGTGCGCTGGTGGCGATGTTCAGCTTTATGCAGGGCAAAGAGCTGGCCGGGCAGGAGCGCGCGGTCGGCGCTGCCGCATTTGCCGCCGGCGAATTCCCTGCCGGCGTTCAACAAACGCTGCTGGATTTGATCGACCGTCAGGAGCGTTGCTTCGATACTTTCGCCAATTTTGCCGATGACGCCAGCCGCGAGCACTGGCAATCACTGGCGACCGATCGGGAGTTTGAACGGTTGCGCCGCGTGGCCTGTACCCGCATGCCGGACAACCTGCCGCGGGAAGGCGGTTTGCAATGGTTCGCGCTGGCGACGGCGCGCATCGACGCCATGAAACAGATAGAGGATCGGCTGGCGCAGACGCTGATGCAGCTGTGCCGCGACCGCATCGCCGCTGCCGAGCAGGCCTGCCTCGACCAGCAGGCGGATGTCGCCAGCCTGATGGCGCAGCAGGGCGACGATCACAGCTACTCGGTGTTTATCGCCCGTTCGGAGATGGGGCAGAGCGCCGCCGGGCAAGGCGACTGGCTCGACAGCGACGGCGTGCGGCCGCAGTTGGGGCGCTCGTTGCTGTCGCTGGTGCAGCAGCAGGCGCGGCGCTTGCAGGCGTTGGATCATGAATTGGCGGCGATGCGTGCGACGCTGGATGAACGCCGCCAGATTGATAGGGCCAAGGGGTTGCTGATGCAGCACCGGGGCTTAAGCGAAGAAGAGGCTTATAAAACCTTGCGCCGCATGGCGATGAACCAGAACAAGAAACTGATCGAGATTGCCAACGCCATGCTGGCGGTGGCGGATGTGTTTCAGAATACGCCCTGA
- a CDS encoding TolC family protein, giving the protein MLFSGGAHVWSLAPSVSLPIFDGGANLSALRYAEAEKQGYVASYEKTLQTAFREVADALARKGTIEEQQSAQRDDVAAAERSYQLAGNRYRAGVDTYLNVLDVQRPSSHCSAWSSRGWIT; this is encoded by the coding sequence TTGCTGTTCAGCGGCGGCGCACACGTTTGGTCGCTGGCGCCGTCCGTCAGCCTGCCTATCTTTGACGGCGGCGCCAACCTGTCGGCGTTGCGCTATGCCGAAGCGGAGAAGCAGGGCTATGTCGCCAGTTACGAGAAAACGTTGCAGACCGCGTTTCGTGAAGTGGCCGACGCGCTGGCGCGTAAGGGGACGATTGAGGAGCAACAGTCGGCGCAGCGTGATGACGTGGCTGCCGCCGAACGCAGTTATCAATTGGCCGGCAACCGCTATCGCGCCGGGGTCGATACCTATCTCAACGTGCTGGATGTCCAGCGCCCGTCAAGTCATTGCTCAGCCTGGAGCAGTCGCGGCTGGATAACCTGA
- a CDS encoding efflux RND transporter permease subunit, with amino-acid sequence MFSRFFIHRPVFAWVIAIVIMLAGALSIESLPVAQYPNVAPPSIAIKAGYPGASADTLENSVTQVIEQQLTGLDGLLYFSSSSDSSGDVRITATFTQGTNPDTAQVQVQNKVQQATSRLPTEVQQQGITVTKSQQDFLLIMALYDTTDKSTAADIADYMVSNLQDPLSRVEGVGSVQVFGSQYAMRIWLDPIKLAAYSLMPSDISSAIEAQNTQVSAGKIGAQPVGGDQQLTATVTAQSRLKTPAQFRDIIVKSESSGAMVRLGDVARVELGNEDYTTATRLNGHPAGGIAVMLSSGANALATAERVKAKVAEFTPQMPQGYEVSYPKDSTDFIKVSVEEVVYTLFEAIALVVLVMFLFLQNLRATLIPAVAVPVVLLGTFGVLAVFGYSINTLTLFGMVLAIGLLVDDAIVVVENVERLMRDQGLSPVAATEQSMREISSALVGVALVLSAVFLPMAFFGGSTGVIYRQFSITIVSSMLLSVVVALTLTPALCAALLKPVAHAPSNGNGFFARFNRGYENLQQRYTGRVAHVITGPWRYLGLYGLLIVVMGVLFLRLPGGFLPNEDQGDVMVQFTLPAGATETRTSKVGERIEHYFLSEEKDNVEAIFVISGFNFSGSGQNAGMAFVALKNWSLRPGSANSSTAIARRAMQALSAIRDAQVFTMSPPAVQGLGQSDGFTFELQATGNTDRSRLLALRDQLLAEAAKNPRLAAVRPNDLVQMPQLQVDLDYAKIRALGLSISDVTSTLSSAWGGTYVNDFIDRGRVKKVYIQGDAGSRGQPSDLDKWFVRGADSSGNSVMTPFSAFAATRWSYGPESLSRYNGLASYELQGTGAPGVSSGKAMDEMEALARALPAGTTFAWSELSYQERLASGQAISLYAMSILVVFLCLAALYESWSIPFSVMMVIPLGVVGAVLAATVRGLENDVYFQVALLTTIGLSAKNAILIVEFAEAAYRRGATLYEAALEGARTRLRPVLMTSMAFIAGVFPLAVATGAGANSRISIGSGIVGGTLTATVLAIFLVPMFFVLVRRVFPGRHTHTLPSTSTPTQGEN; translated from the coding sequence ATGTTCTCCCGTTTCTTCATTCATCGCCCGGTGTTCGCCTGGGTTATCGCCATTGTCATCATGTTGGCGGGCGCGCTGTCGATTGAATCGCTGCCGGTGGCGCAGTACCCGAATGTGGCGCCGCCCTCCATCGCCATCAAAGCCGGCTACCCCGGCGCTTCCGCCGATACGCTGGAAAACAGCGTGACCCAGGTGATTGAGCAGCAACTCACCGGGTTGGACGGGCTACTCTATTTTTCGTCATCCAGCGATTCGAGCGGCGATGTGCGCATCACCGCCACGTTTACGCAGGGCACCAATCCGGATACCGCGCAGGTGCAGGTGCAGAACAAGGTGCAACAAGCCACCAGCCGCCTGCCCACTGAAGTGCAACAGCAAGGCATCACGGTGACCAAGTCCCAGCAGGATTTCCTGCTGATCATGGCGTTATACGACACCACCGATAAAAGCACCGCCGCCGACATCGCCGACTATATGGTCAGCAACCTGCAGGACCCGCTCTCCAGGGTGGAAGGCGTCGGCAGTGTACAGGTGTTCGGTTCCCAGTACGCGATGCGCATCTGGCTGGACCCGATCAAACTGGCGGCGTATAGCCTGATGCCATCCGATATTTCCTCCGCGATCGAAGCGCAGAACACTCAGGTGTCGGCCGGGAAAATCGGCGCGCAGCCCGTCGGCGGCGATCAGCAATTGACCGCCACCGTCACCGCGCAATCGCGGCTGAAAACCCCGGCGCAGTTCCGCGACATCATCGTCAAAAGCGAATCCAGCGGCGCGATGGTGCGCCTTGGCGACGTGGCGCGGGTCGAACTGGGCAACGAGGATTACACCACTGCCACCCGGCTGAACGGTCATCCGGCCGGCGGTATTGCGGTGATGCTGTCGTCCGGCGCCAATGCGCTGGCGACGGCGGAGCGGGTGAAGGCCAAGGTGGCGGAATTCACCCCGCAGATGCCGCAAGGCTATGAAGTGTCCTACCCGAAAGACAGCACCGACTTTATCAAGGTGTCGGTGGAAGAGGTGGTGTACACCCTGTTTGAGGCCATCGCGCTGGTGGTGCTGGTGATGTTTCTGTTTCTGCAGAACCTGCGCGCCACGCTGATCCCGGCGGTGGCGGTGCCGGTCGTGTTGCTGGGCACCTTCGGCGTGCTGGCGGTGTTCGGGTACTCCATCAATACCCTGACGCTGTTCGGCATGGTGCTGGCGATCGGCCTGCTGGTGGATGACGCCATCGTGGTGGTGGAAAACGTCGAGCGGCTGATGCGCGACCAGGGACTGTCGCCGGTGGCGGCTACGGAACAGTCGATGCGCGAGATTTCCAGCGCGCTGGTGGGGGTGGCGCTGGTGCTGAGCGCGGTATTTCTGCCGATGGCGTTTTTTGGCGGCTCGACCGGGGTGATTTACCGGCAGTTCTCCATCACCATCGTGTCCTCCATGCTGTTGTCGGTGGTGGTGGCGTTGACGTTGACGCCGGCGCTATGCGCGGCGCTTCTGAAACCGGTGGCGCATGCGCCGTCGAACGGCAACGGCTTTTTCGCCCGCTTCAACCGGGGCTATGAAAACTTACAGCAGCGCTATACCGGGCGGGTGGCGCACGTCATCACCGGCCCGTGGCGTTATCTGGGGTTGTACGGATTGTTGATTGTGGTGATGGGCGTGCTGTTCCTGCGGTTGCCGGGCGGCTTTCTGCCTAACGAGGATCAGGGCGACGTGATGGTGCAGTTTACGCTGCCGGCCGGCGCCACCGAAACCCGCACCAGCAAGGTCGGGGAGCGCATCGAACACTATTTTCTCAGCGAAGAGAAAGACAATGTCGAGGCCATTTTCGTGATTTCCGGCTTCAACTTCAGCGGCAGCGGGCAAAATGCCGGGATGGCGTTCGTGGCGCTGAAGAACTGGAGCCTGCGCCCCGGCAGTGCGAACAGTTCCACCGCTATCGCCCGGCGCGCCATGCAGGCGTTGTCCGCCATTCGCGATGCCCAAGTGTTCACCATGTCGCCGCCGGCGGTGCAGGGGCTGGGCCAGTCCGACGGTTTTACCTTTGAATTGCAGGCTACCGGCAATACCGACCGCAGTCGTTTGCTGGCGCTGCGCGATCAACTGCTGGCGGAGGCGGCGAAAAATCCGCGGCTGGCGGCGGTGCGCCCCAACGATCTGGTACAGATGCCGCAGCTACAGGTGGACCTCGACTACGCCAAAATCCGCGCGCTGGGGCTGTCGATCAGCGATGTCACCAGCACGTTGAGCAGCGCCTGGGGCGGCACCTACGTCAACGACTTCATCGATCGCGGCCGGGTGAAAAAAGTCTATATACAGGGCGACGCCGGCTCGCGCGGCCAGCCGTCGGATCTCGACAAGTGGTTCGTGCGCGGCGCCGACAGCAGCGGCAACAGCGTGATGACGCCGTTCTCCGCCTTTGCCGCCACCCGCTGGAGCTACGGCCCGGAAAGCCTGTCGCGTTACAACGGGCTGGCGTCTTACGAACTTCAGGGCACCGGCGCGCCCGGCGTCAGCTCCGGCAAGGCGATGGACGAAATGGAAGCGCTGGCGCGCGCGCTGCCGGCCGGCACCACCTTTGCCTGGAGCGAGCTGTCCTATCAGGAGCGGCTGGCCAGCGGGCAGGCGATATCGCTCTACGCCATGTCGATTCTGGTGGTGTTCCTGTGCCTGGCGGCGCTGTATGAAAGCTGGAGCATCCCCTTCTCGGTGATGATGGTGATCCCGCTCGGGGTGGTGGGCGCGGTGCTGGCCGCGACAGTGCGCGGGCTGGAAAACGATGTCTATTTCCAGGTGGCGTTGCTCACCACCATCGGCCTGTCGGCCAAGAACGCCATTCTGATCGTGGAATTCGCCGAAGCCGCTTACCGGCGCGGCGCTACGCTGTATGAAGCGGCGCTGGAAGGGGCGCGTACCCGCCTGCGGCCGGTGTTGATGACGTCGATGGCGTTTATCGCCGGGGTATTCCCGCTGGCGGTGGCGACCGGCGCGGGCGCCAACAGCCGTATCTCCATCGGCAGCGGCATTGTCGGCGGTACGCTGACCGCCACCGTGCTGGCGATTTTTCTGGTGCCGATGTTCTTTGTGCTGGTCAGGCGGGTATTCCCCGGTCGTCACACGCACACATTGCCGTCAACGTCGACGCCTACGCAGGGAGAAAACTGA
- a CDS encoding efflux RND transporter periplasmic adaptor subunit has translation MRSKTFIVTAGMLTVLLTGCERNTSSTEAAQPVAVTVQTLHGAPVTLHSELTGRVTAAMVSEVRPQVDGIIQQRLFTEGSEVQAGQVLYQIDPASYQATVDQAAAALKNAQSAVRSAKLKAERYARLLKEEWVSQQDADDAQAAYEQDVASVAEKAAALKTAQINLAYTRITAPISGRIGISAVTPGALVTASQSTALATIRQLDPIYVDLTQSSSQRLALLAHQKQQQAAVTLTLENGQPYRQPGVLKLAEVAVDEATGSVTLRAEFPNAGHRLLPGMFVRATVETASVPDAILAPQQGILRDTKGNAYALVVNNQQVVERREVETGEAMGSRWLITQGLNAGDRLVTEGTDKVRAGDNVTAVEESAGADSAMPRTTEAR, from the coding sequence ATGCGAAGTAAAACCTTTATTGTAACAGCCGGTATGCTCACCGTGCTGTTGACCGGCTGTGAGCGAAACACCTCATCGACCGAGGCGGCGCAACCGGTGGCGGTGACCGTACAGACGCTGCATGGCGCACCCGTCACGCTGCACAGCGAACTGACCGGCCGCGTGACGGCGGCGATGGTGTCCGAGGTTCGTCCGCAGGTGGATGGCATTATCCAGCAACGGTTATTTACCGAAGGCAGCGAAGTGCAAGCCGGGCAGGTGCTGTACCAGATAGACCCGGCCAGTTATCAGGCGACGGTGGATCAGGCCGCCGCCGCGCTGAAAAACGCCCAGTCCGCCGTGCGGTCGGCCAAACTGAAAGCCGAGCGTTACGCCCGGCTGTTAAAAGAAGAGTGGGTATCGCAACAGGACGCGGACGACGCGCAGGCCGCCTATGAGCAGGATGTCGCCAGCGTAGCGGAAAAAGCGGCTGCTCTGAAAACCGCGCAAATCAACCTGGCGTATACCCGCATTACCGCGCCGATTTCCGGGCGCATCGGTATTTCGGCGGTGACGCCGGGCGCGTTGGTTACCGCCAGCCAGAGCACCGCGCTGGCCACCATTCGCCAACTGGACCCGATCTACGTCGACCTCACCCAGTCCAGCAGCCAGCGGCTGGCGTTGCTGGCGCACCAGAAACAGCAGCAGGCGGCGGTAACGCTGACGCTGGAAAACGGCCAGCCCTACCGCCAGCCGGGCGTACTGAAACTGGCGGAAGTGGCGGTGGATGAAGCCACCGGCTCGGTGACGCTGCGCGCCGAGTTCCCCAATGCCGGCCATAGGCTGCTGCCGGGCATGTTTGTGCGCGCCACGGTGGAGACTGCCAGCGTACCCGACGCTATTCTGGCGCCGCAGCAGGGCATTCTGCGCGACACCAAAGGCAATGCCTATGCGCTGGTGGTCAACAACCAGCAGGTGGTGGAACGACGCGAGGTGGAAACCGGCGAAGCGATGGGCAGCCGCTGGCTGATTACTCAGGGGCTGAACGCGGGCGATCGGCTGGTGACCGAAGGCACCGACAAGGTGCGCGCAGGCGATAACGTCACCGCCGTTGAGGAGAGCGCCGGGGCAGATTCGGCGATGCCGCGCACCACGGAGGCCCGCTGA
- a CDS encoding TetR/AcrR family transcriptional regulator encodes MSSPHKAMSSPHHEDKTQARRDQIIAAARRCFRQSGFHGASMAEIAAQAQLSVGQIYRCFVNKDDIIEEIVRRIVDIRLQRMTPENEDPRRFAPLLARRQLPIAGDSDDDDNLLMLEVASEATRNPRVASIMQEADQKMFTRASSLMKYRFPHFSDEDIAARTELMAVLCEGTTFRSVIPQRGPAAVLEPLYQSLFESLFPDKTP; translated from the coding sequence ATGTCATCACCCCATAAAGCTATGTCATCACCCCATCATGAAGACAAAACGCAGGCCCGGCGTGATCAAATCATCGCCGCCGCCCGCCGCTGTTTCCGCCAGTCCGGCTTTCACGGCGCCAGCATGGCGGAAATAGCCGCGCAGGCGCAGCTCAGCGTCGGGCAAATTTACCGTTGCTTCGTCAATAAAGACGACATCATTGAAGAGATTGTGCGCCGTATCGTCGATATCCGGCTACAGCGCATGACGCCGGAAAATGAAGATCCCCGGCGATTCGCGCCGCTGCTGGCCCGCCGCCAGTTGCCGATCGCCGGCGACAGCGACGATGACGACAACCTGTTGATGCTGGAAGTGGCATCCGAAGCCACCCGTAATCCGCGGGTGGCAAGCATCATGCAGGAGGCTGACCAAAAAATGTTTACCCGTGCCAGTTCGCTGATGAAATACCGCTTTCCGCATTTTTCGGATGAAGACATCGCCGCGCGGACTGAACTGATGGCGGTATTGTGCGAAGGAACGACATTCCGCAGCGTGATTCCACAACGCGGTCCGGCCGCCGTGCTGGAACCGCTGTACCAATCCCTGTTTGAGTCACTGTTCCCTGATAAGACGCCATGA
- a CDS encoding multidrug effflux MFS transporter: MTEKLSRSQLEYALILGSLAALGPLCIDLYLPALPQMTGALAASTAVTQLSLTAGLLGLGAGQLIFGPLSDKLGRRRPLLLSLTMLLLTSVWCALAQDIGQLIVARLLQGIAGAGGAVLSRAIARDLYVGHALTRFFSLLMLINGLAPILSPVLGGVLLGVTDWRGIFVLLAVIACLLLTMSVLRLNETLPAERRIAGGVGSMLSSLGSLLRERTFMGLCLAQGLCGAGMFAYIGASPFVLQEVYGLSPQAFSLCFAANGIGLIAAGQLASHFSQRFGEQRVLLTGLIIAVISALALTAAGLLHAPLIGILIPLFFAIAMIGIVGPCASSLAMQSQGNKAGSASALLGLNMFLFGALSVPLTGLAGSTSVLSMALVILGCYLLAALAYRMLSSQPLVRKA, encoded by the coding sequence ATGACTGAAAAATTATCCCGTTCACAACTCGAATACGCCCTGATTCTCGGCTCGCTGGCCGCGCTCGGCCCGTTATGCATCGACCTCTATCTCCCGGCACTGCCGCAAATGACCGGCGCGCTTGCCGCCTCAACGGCGGTGACTCAACTCAGCCTAACCGCCGGCCTGCTGGGGCTGGGAGCCGGCCAGCTGATCTTCGGCCCGCTGAGCGACAAACTGGGCCGACGCCGGCCGTTGCTGCTGTCGCTGACGATGCTGCTGCTGACCTCGGTCTGGTGCGCGCTGGCGCAGGATATCGGCCAGTTGATCGTCGCCCGGTTGCTGCAAGGCATCGCCGGCGCCGGCGGCGCGGTATTGTCCCGGGCCATTGCGCGAGATCTGTACGTCGGCCATGCGCTGACCCGTTTTTTCTCGCTGTTGATGCTGATCAACGGGCTGGCGCCGATCCTCTCGCCGGTACTGGGCGGCGTGTTGCTGGGCGTGACCGACTGGCGCGGTATTTTTGTCCTGCTGGCGGTGATTGCCTGTCTGTTGCTGACGATGAGTGTGCTGCGGCTGAACGAAACGCTACCTGCTGAGCGGCGCATCGCCGGCGGGGTCGGCTCGATGCTGTCGTCGCTGGGCAGCCTGCTGCGGGAGCGGACATTTATGGGATTGTGCCTGGCGCAAGGACTGTGCGGCGCCGGGATGTTCGCCTACATCGGCGCCTCGCCGTTTGTGCTGCAGGAAGTGTACGGGCTTAGCCCGCAGGCGTTCAGTCTGTGCTTTGCCGCCAACGGCATTGGGCTGATCGCCGCCGGGCAACTGGCTTCTCACTTTAGCCAGCGTTTTGGCGAACAGCGCGTATTGCTTACCGGGCTTATCATCGCGGTCATTTCGGCGCTGGCATTGACGGCGGCCGGATTGCTGCATGCTCCGCTCATCGGCATTCTGATCCCACTGTTTTTCGCCATCGCCATGATCGGGATTGTCGGCCCTTGCGCCTCATCGCTGGCGATGCAAAGCCAGGGCAACAAAGCGGGCAGCGCCTCGGCGCTGCTTGGTTTGAACATGTTCCTATTCGGTGCGCTAAGCGTACCGTTAACCGGGCTGGCCGGCAGCACCAGCGTGCTGTCGATGGCGCTGGTGATCCTGGGGTGTTACCTGTTGGCCGCCCTTGCCTATCGCATGTTATCGTCGCAGCCGCTCGTCCGAAAAGCGTGA
- a CDS encoding alpha/beta hydrolase yields MNASTNVNNLMGYTQGAQVIRVKQVRQQIDALNDIVYSQIKSTQKVQQLEMSLLVPRTTALKPAIVYFPGGGFASAAHTKYIDVRMALAEAGFVVAAAEYRVVADKYPALIEDAKSAVRYLREHAAEYGIDPNRIGVLGDSAGGYVAQMTGATNGLRSFDKGRFLDKSSDVQSVVSAYGISNLLSIGEGLPENLLVVHDSPAVTEALLVNGTAFGDFPGATITSDPVKALNASPMGHINGKKPPYLIMHGSADTVVSPLQSKQLYEALVAGGNKAEYVLLEGAGHGDINWFQPVIINKVVNWFKQTLGEPITQTASTGDDNGIDGQL; encoded by the coding sequence ATGAACGCTTCTACTAATGTTAATAATCTGATGGGATACACTCAAGGCGCACAGGTCATTCGTGTTAAACAAGTACGCCAGCAAATTGATGCGCTTAATGACATCGTTTATTCCCAGATTAAAAGTACACAAAAAGTACAGCAGTTGGAAATGTCGTTGCTTGTTCCCCGTACGACGGCACTTAAACCGGCGATTGTCTATTTCCCCGGTGGTGGATTCGCTTCCGCTGCGCATACTAAATACATTGATGTGCGTATGGCGCTTGCGGAAGCCGGTTTTGTGGTCGCGGCGGCGGAATATCGTGTGGTGGCCGACAAATACCCGGCACTGATTGAGGATGCCAAATCGGCAGTGCGTTACTTGCGTGAACACGCAGCGGAATACGGCATTGACCCGAACCGAATTGGTGTGTTGGGTGATTCCGCCGGTGGCTATGTGGCGCAAATGACCGGTGCGACGAATGGGCTGCGTAGCTTTGATAAAGGGCGCTTTCTGGATAAATCGTCGGATGTTCAGTCGGTGGTTTCGGCGTACGGTATTTCCAATTTGTTGAGCATTGGCGAAGGCCTTCCAGAAAACCTGCTCGTAGTGCATGATTCGCCGGCGGTAACGGAAGCGTTGTTGGTCAATGGCACGGCATTTGGGGATTTCCCCGGCGCTACCATTACCAGCGACCCGGTCAAAGCGCTTAATGCCAGCCCGATGGGGCATATCAACGGGAAAAAACCGCCGTATCTCATCATGCACGGCAGTGCGGATACCGTCGTTTCACCGTTGCAGAGCAAGCAACTGTATGAAGCGCTGGTAGCAGGCGGCAACAAAGCGGAGTACGTGCTGCTGGAGGGTGCTGGGCATGGCGATATTAACTGGTTCCAGCCGGTTATCATCAACAAGGTTGTGAATTGGTTCAAGCAAACGCTGGGTGAACCCATCACGCAAACGGCTTCGACGGGGGACGATAACGGCATCGACGGTCAGTTGTAA
- the fdhE gene encoding formate dehydrogenase accessory protein FdhE has translation MSIRIVPQEQLADSEKTSTIGTIPPLLFANLKSLYSGRAERLRQLAQDHPLADYLLFAADVVDAQEKVRHDHPLEKDLAGLLLNSTGRPPLDAAAFARDPHWHTLLQALIEELKATASGQVLTTLENLEKMPAQQWDTLADALLGQQFTSENNDKAPFVWAALSLYWAQMATQLPGRAHAEQGEHRQFCPVCGSMPVSGVVQIGTASGLRYLHCNLCETEWHMVRIKCSNCEQAGKLHYWSLDDENAAIKAESCDDCGTYLKLLYQEKDHRVEAVADDLASLVLDVKMEEEGFSRSSVNPFLFPDSSQ, from the coding sequence ATGAGTATTCGTATTGTGCCGCAGGAGCAACTGGCCGACAGTGAGAAAACCTCGACTATCGGCACGATTCCTCCCTTGCTGTTCGCTAATCTGAAAAGCCTGTACAGCGGCCGCGCCGAGCGTTTGCGCCAACTGGCGCAGGACCACCCGCTGGCGGATTACCTGCTGTTTGCCGCCGACGTCGTGGACGCGCAGGAAAAAGTGCGCCATGACCATCCGCTGGAGAAAGATCTCGCCGGCCTGTTGCTCAATAGCACGGGACGCCCGCCGCTGGATGCCGCCGCGTTTGCGCGCGATCCGCACTGGCATACGCTGCTACAGGCGTTGATTGAAGAACTGAAAGCCACCGCCAGCGGCCAGGTGCTGACCACGCTGGAAAACCTGGAAAAGATGCCGGCTCAGCAGTGGGACACGCTGGCGGATGCGCTGCTCGGTCAGCAATTTACGTCGGAAAACAACGACAAAGCCCCGTTCGTCTGGGCGGCGTTATCGCTGTACTGGGCGCAGATGGCGACCCAGTTGCCGGGGCGGGCGCACGCCGAGCAGGGAGAGCATCGCCAGTTTTGCCCGGTGTGCGGCAGTATGCCGGTTTCCGGTGTGGTGCAGATTGGCACCGCCAGCGGCCTGCGCTACCTGCACTGCAACCTGTGCGAAACTGAATGGCATATGGTGCGAATCAAGTGCAGTAACTGCGAGCAGGCGGGCAAACTGCACTACTGGTCGCTGGATGATGAAAACGCCGCCATCAAGGCGGAAAGCTGCGACGATTGCGGCACCTACCTGAAACTGTTGTATCAGGAAAAAGATCACCGGGTGGAGGCAGTGGCGGACGATCTGGCCTCGCTGGTGCTGGATGTGAAAATGGAAGAGGAAGGGTTTTCCCGCAGCAGCGTCAACCCGTTCCTGTTCCCGGACAGCAGCCAGTAG